One genomic region from Solwaraspora sp. WMMD792 encodes:
- a CDS encoding NAD(P)-dependent oxidoreductase: MNTRLTGLRVAVTGASGFCGSAVARAAATAGAEVVAVGRRPGPVGRHVPWDAGRELPDLRGVDVVVHLAAAVGDPPAGAAAEAAYHAVNVAGTARLLRAAADRPVVWVSSASVYRPGRHSVAIREDHPTDGQRTGYGRTKAAGERLALAAGAVVLRPRAVYGAGDPHLLPRLLAAVRRGRVPVPGPDVAMSLTAVENLADACLAALRWPPGPYNVADATPYSRDAVVTGVLAAAGRPARPLRVPVPVALGAAALASGATRLGVPGTGRLTRYAVEQLAYGTVLDLGRAYAQGWAPRRTLPDFLAELSTGPARWVSPDPRRRI, encoded by the coding sequence GTGAACACCCGGCTGACCGGGCTGCGGGTCGCGGTGACCGGGGCCAGCGGCTTCTGCGGGTCGGCGGTGGCGCGGGCAGCCGCCACGGCCGGTGCCGAGGTGGTGGCGGTAGGCCGCCGGCCCGGCCCGGTGGGCCGGCACGTGCCGTGGGACGCCGGCCGGGAGCTACCGGACCTGCGGGGCGTCGACGTCGTCGTGCATCTGGCGGCGGCGGTCGGGGATCCACCGGCCGGCGCGGCGGCGGAGGCCGCGTACCACGCGGTGAACGTGGCGGGCACCGCCCGACTGCTGCGGGCGGCGGCCGACCGGCCGGTGGTCTGGGTGAGCAGCGCCAGCGTCTACCGGCCGGGTCGGCACAGCGTCGCGATCCGGGAGGATCACCCGACCGACGGCCAGCGCACCGGGTACGGGCGGACCAAGGCCGCCGGGGAGCGGCTGGCGTTGGCGGCCGGTGCGGTGGTGCTGCGGCCCCGGGCGGTGTACGGGGCCGGCGACCCGCATCTGCTGCCCCGGTTGCTGGCCGCGGTCCGGCGGGGTCGGGTGCCGGTGCCCGGTCCGGACGTGGCGATGAGCCTGACGGCGGTGGAGAACCTGGCCGACGCCTGCCTGGCGGCGCTGCGCTGGCCACCGGGACCGTACAACGTGGCCGACGCGACGCCGTACTCGCGCGACGCGGTGGTCACCGGCGTGCTGGCGGCGGCCGGCCGACCGGCGCGGCCGTTGCGGGTGCCGGTGCCGGTCGCGCTGGGCGCGGCGGCGCTGGCCAGCGGCGCGACCCGGCTCGGGGTGCCGGGCACCGGGCGGCTGACCCGGTACGCGGTGGAGCAGTTGGCGTACGGCACGGTGCTGGATCTGGGTCGGGCGTACGCCCAGGGGTGGGCGCCCCGGCGGACCCTGCCCGACTTCCTGGCGGAGCTGTCGACCGGTCCGGCCCGGTGGGTGTCGCCAGATCCACGCCGACGCATATAG
- a CDS encoding ketoacyl-ACP synthase III — protein sequence MNVPSPPEWPVPRVGITGVGVSLPDRTLATADLQDRIAAASDIVLPPGLFATMTGIGQRRVAADDEYASTFAVRAAQRALAAAGHTPDDVDLLLFASASRDLVEPATAHIVQAELGGSAHAVDVSNACNSFINGIDLARSMIVAGRARRALVVTGETPTRVMRPRLESMAQARSSFAGYTFGDGGAAVLVEPVRRGGIVDVDTETRSGHWSVGGIFGGGSRHPRGDEHTYFHGDGHALRSVFERIGTDILDRVRRRTGWDWVDYERVLVHQVSVPYLERFIEVTGVPKEKLEVTVDELGNLASATLGVQLARVDAGLRSGDRVLAIGLGGGVSVMTMVWEKP from the coding sequence TGAACGTTCCGTCGCCACCGGAGTGGCCCGTACCCCGGGTCGGGATCACCGGGGTCGGCGTCAGCCTGCCCGACCGTACCCTCGCCACCGCCGACCTGCAGGACCGGATCGCTGCCGCCAGCGACATCGTGCTGCCGCCCGGCCTGTTCGCCACGATGACCGGGATCGGACAGCGTCGGGTCGCCGCGGACGACGAGTACGCCTCGACCTTCGCGGTGCGGGCCGCCCAGCGGGCGCTCGCCGCCGCCGGGCACACCCCCGACGACGTCGACCTGCTGCTGTTCGCCTCGGCCAGCCGGGACCTGGTCGAGCCGGCGACCGCGCACATCGTCCAGGCCGAGCTGGGCGGCTCGGCGCACGCGGTCGACGTCAGCAACGCCTGCAACAGCTTCATCAACGGCATCGACCTGGCCCGGTCGATGATCGTCGCCGGTCGGGCGCGGCGGGCGCTGGTCGTCACCGGCGAGACCCCGACCCGGGTGATGCGTCCCCGGCTGGAGAGCATGGCGCAGGCCCGGTCGTCGTTCGCCGGCTACACGTTCGGCGACGGCGGGGCGGCGGTGCTGGTCGAGCCGGTCCGGCGCGGCGGGATCGTCGACGTCGACACCGAAACCCGCTCCGGGCACTGGTCGGTCGGTGGCATCTTCGGCGGTGGCTCCCGACATCCGCGCGGTGACGAGCACACCTACTTCCACGGCGACGGGCACGCCCTGCGGTCGGTCTTCGAACGGATCGGCACCGACATCCTCGACCGGGTGCGGCGGCGCACCGGCTGGGACTGGGTCGACTACGAGCGCGTCCTGGTGCACCAGGTCAGCGTGCCGTACCTGGAACGCTTCATCGAGGTCACCGGAGTGCCGAAGGAGAAGCTGGAGGTCACCGTCGACGAGTTGGGCAACCTGGCCAGCGCCACGCTCGGCGTACAGCTGGCCCGGGTCGACGCCGGGCTGCGCAGCGGTGACCGGGTGCTGGCGATCGGTCTGGGTGGCGGGGTCAGCGTGATGACGATGGTCTGGGAGAAGCCGTGA
- a CDS encoding GDSL-type esterase/lipase family protein, producing MHRRWVAGAAAVCALVALACEAGEDGDGPGTPAPPPPGTDLPSSMAALGDSITAGYGSCVVLTSCRRNSWSTGDGFRVESLYQRIAEINPAMEGQEHDFSVPGARAAALADQAASAVDVSAQYVTVLIGANDACRATPQDMTSTAAFRDDVDRALRVLGDGLPQAKVLVLSIPDLYRLWEIGHGEERVVRAWDRGVCPSLLADATATDEAATQRRAAVRDRVAAYNRELAGACRAYGDRCRFDDGAVHDTQFTVDQLNRLDYFHPDTDGQNLLAEVAYAASGLAG from the coding sequence ATGCACCGACGTTGGGTGGCCGGCGCCGCCGCTGTCTGCGCCCTCGTGGCGCTGGCCTGCGAAGCTGGCGAGGACGGCGACGGGCCGGGCACGCCGGCACCGCCGCCACCTGGCACCGATCTGCCGTCGTCGATGGCGGCGCTCGGCGACTCGATCACCGCCGGGTACGGCTCCTGCGTCGTACTGACCAGTTGCCGGCGCAACTCGTGGTCCACCGGCGACGGATTCCGGGTGGAGAGCCTGTACCAGCGGATCGCCGAGATCAATCCCGCTATGGAGGGGCAGGAGCACGACTTCTCGGTGCCAGGGGCCCGGGCGGCGGCGTTGGCCGACCAGGCCGCGTCGGCGGTGGACGTCTCGGCCCAGTACGTGACGGTGCTGATCGGCGCGAACGACGCGTGCCGGGCGACGCCGCAGGACATGACCTCGACGGCGGCGTTCCGGGACGACGTCGACCGGGCCCTACGGGTGCTGGGCGACGGGCTGCCGCAGGCGAAGGTCCTGGTGTTGAGCATCCCCGACCTGTACCGGCTGTGGGAGATCGGGCACGGCGAGGAGCGGGTGGTACGGGCCTGGGACCGTGGCGTGTGTCCGTCGCTGCTGGCCGACGCCACAGCGACCGACGAGGCCGCGACACAGCGCCGGGCGGCGGTACGCGACCGGGTCGCGGCGTACAACCGCGAGCTGGCCGGGGCCTGCCGGGCGTACGGCGACCGGTGCCGGTTCGACGACGGAGCGGTACACGACACCCAGTTCACCGTGGATCAACTGAACCGGCTGGACTACTTCCACCCGGACACCGACGGACAGAACCTGCTGGCCGAGGTGGCGTACGCCGCCAGCGGCCTGGCCGGGTGA
- a CDS encoding class I adenylate-forming enzyme family protein, whose protein sequence is MLDRLATVLRADPHRPAVLTATALTGRSRVRATAGDLTNLTDRYTAALARHGLAAGDTLALAVRPGPRSLAVLLAAYHLGVRVAVLDPTAGPDVLTARLAVAEPALVLADSAAQAVAGWAGPLARRAHLALPDLTRIAPVRTVGRRLPGCAPTLPAGVGPLPTPFDGDGDAVIVFTSGTTSRPRAVVHTRAGLAAGMRAVTGLVGPQPDVPVLGGTFFVLVPALAAGAPVALPARSPALLARQLTRLRPQATYLTPPQLRAVLDHSPRLTGQVFSGSAPVSAALLGRVRRAGADRAYGVYALTELFPAAAVEEADKRGYAADGDLVGRPLPGVAARVDDTGQVWLSGPGQADRYLGEPPMAEVATGDVGRLDGDRLVLAGRCKDMVLRAAENIYPGLYEPALHVPGVALAVLIGVPADDGDEQLVAVVQPEPGTDRARLRAALRPVLDRMGSARPDRVVFARVPLAGRSRKPDRQAAAQVAAQVTARAAAQVAGDG, encoded by the coding sequence ATGCTGGACCGCCTCGCCACGGTACTGCGCGCCGACCCGCACCGCCCGGCGGTGCTGACCGCCACGGCGCTGACCGGTCGGTCCCGGGTCCGGGCCACCGCCGGTGACCTGACCAATCTCACCGACCGGTACACCGCCGCGCTGGCCCGGCACGGGCTCGCCGCCGGGGACACCCTCGCTCTGGCGGTACGCCCGGGCCCCCGGTCGCTGGCGGTGCTGCTGGCCGCGTACCACCTGGGCGTGCGGGTGGCGGTGCTGGACCCGACGGCCGGCCCGGATGTGCTGACCGCCCGGCTCGCCGTGGCCGAGCCGGCGTTGGTGCTGGCCGACTCGGCGGCGCAGGCGGTGGCCGGTTGGGCCGGCCCGCTGGCCCGCCGCGCGCACCTGGCGTTGCCGGACCTGACCCGGATCGCCCCGGTCCGTACGGTCGGGCGCCGGTTGCCCGGCTGCGCGCCGACGCTGCCGGCGGGCGTCGGCCCGCTGCCGACGCCGTTCGACGGTGACGGTGACGCGGTGATCGTCTTCACCTCGGGGACGACCAGCCGCCCCCGGGCGGTGGTGCACACCCGGGCCGGGCTGGCCGCCGGGATGCGGGCGGTGACCGGGCTGGTCGGCCCGCAGCCCGACGTGCCGGTGCTGGGCGGCACGTTCTTCGTGCTGGTGCCGGCGTTGGCGGCCGGCGCGCCGGTGGCGTTGCCGGCCCGGTCGCCGGCGCTGCTGGCCCGGCAGCTGACCCGGCTGCGGCCGCAGGCGACGTACCTGACACCGCCGCAGCTGCGCGCGGTGCTCGACCACTCGCCCCGGCTGACCGGGCAGGTGTTCAGCGGCTCAGCCCCGGTCAGCGCCGCCCTGCTGGGCCGGGTCCGCCGGGCCGGCGCGGACCGGGCGTACGGGGTGTACGCGCTCACCGAACTGTTCCCGGCCGCCGCCGTGGAGGAGGCCGACAAGCGCGGGTACGCCGCCGACGGGGACCTGGTGGGCCGGCCACTTCCGGGGGTGGCCGCCCGGGTCGACGACACCGGGCAGGTCTGGCTGTCCGGTCCGGGGCAGGCGGACCGGTACCTCGGTGAACCGCCGATGGCCGAGGTGGCCACCGGCGACGTCGGCCGGCTCGACGGCGACCGGCTGGTGCTCGCCGGCCGGTGCAAGGACATGGTGCTGCGGGCGGCGGAGAACATCTACCCGGGGCTGTACGAGCCGGCTCTGCACGTACCCGGGGTGGCGCTGGCGGTACTGATCGGCGTGCCCGCCGACGACGGTGACGAGCAGCTGGTAGCAGTGGTGCAGCCGGAGCCGGGCACCGACCGGGCCCGGCTGCGGGCCGCGCTGCGGCCGGTGCTGGACCGGATGGGGTCGGCCCGCCCGGACCGGGTGGTGTTCGCCCGGGTTCCGCTGGCCGGGCGGTCCCGTAAGCCGGACCGGCAGGCGGCGGCGCAGGTCGCAGCGCAGGTGACGGCGCGAGCTGCGGCGCAGGTGGCCGGCGATGGTTGA
- a CDS encoding cytochrome P450, which translates to MVEPRPARRGRRRDRRVYLGSHPVLFALLAATRRAPVRRIGRIVLVHDAAPFADALRRVPLDRSAERTTAGAARRATGGDGFLFDQDGAGHRQTRRGAASVFGADGVARLRPVWLEVLRRRLAPLGDGAEVDVVDLVAELSGASTAAMLDVSVPAYALTAAARSAAALAARGHLPGLRWPGRARRDRAATASAAAELTRLLGGPADEAARAGMLAVASINTTVAAIPRAVAWCADDRLWPAADRADSRTVLVAELLRVTAPSPVLPRVVAGTAELAGSRLRAGTRLRAGDRLLLVARHAARAGAPHPDPDAPVPAAVGHLVFGTGPHHCPGARLAHAQLDDVLAALAPYRPVVTGARVDRRSALPGWARLTVRATR; encoded by the coding sequence ATGGTTGAGCCGCGCCCGGCCCGGCGGGGCCGCCGCCGGGACCGGCGGGTCTACCTGGGCAGCCATCCGGTGCTGTTCGCTCTGTTGGCGGCGACCCGACGCGCGCCGGTGCGCCGGATCGGCCGCATCGTGCTGGTGCACGACGCGGCGCCGTTCGCCGACGCGCTGCGTCGGGTCCCGTTGGACCGCTCGGCCGAGCGGACCACCGCCGGGGCGGCGCGCCGGGCCACCGGCGGCGACGGATTCCTGTTCGACCAGGACGGTGCCGGGCACCGACAGACCCGCCGGGGTGCCGCGTCGGTGTTCGGCGCCGACGGGGTCGCCCGGCTGCGGCCGGTCTGGTTGGAGGTACTGCGGCGGCGGCTGGCACCGCTGGGCGACGGGGCCGAGGTGGATGTCGTCGACCTGGTCGCCGAGCTGTCCGGGGCGAGCACCGCCGCGATGCTGGACGTGTCGGTGCCGGCGTACGCGTTGACCGCCGCGGCCCGGTCCGCTGCGGCGCTCGCCGCCCGGGGGCATCTGCCCGGGCTGCGCTGGCCGGGCCGGGCCCGCCGGGACCGCGCCGCCACCGCGTCGGCCGCCGCCGAGCTGACCCGGCTGCTCGGCGGGCCGGCGGACGAGGCGGCCCGGGCCGGCATGCTGGCCGTCGCCTCGATCAACACGACGGTGGCGGCGATCCCTCGGGCCGTCGCCTGGTGCGCCGACGACCGGCTGTGGCCGGCGGCGGACCGCGCCGATTCGCGGACGGTGCTGGTGGCGGAGCTGCTACGGGTGACCGCGCCGAGCCCGGTGCTGCCCCGGGTGGTGGCCGGCACCGCCGAACTGGCCGGCAGCCGGTTGCGCGCCGGTACCCGGCTGCGGGCCGGCGACCGGCTGCTGCTGGTCGCCCGGCACGCGGCCCGCGCCGGTGCGCCGCACCCGGATCCGGACGCGCCGGTGCCGGCGGCGGTCGGGCATCTGGTGTTCGGCACCGGCCCGCACCACTGCCCCGGTGCCCGGCTGGCCCACGCCCAGCTCGACGACGTGCTCGCCGCGCTGGCGCCGTACCGGCCGGTGGTGACCGGGGCGCGGGTGGACCGGCGGTCGGCGCTGCCGGGCTGGGCCCGGCTGACGGTCCGGGCGACCCGGTGA
- a CDS encoding glycosyltransferase family 2 protein translates to MTRAVEQPPAAPAAVGDGPLWVVVPAYQEQARIGATLAALAAQTDRDFTLVVVDNNSTDGTVAVVERFAGAAPFPVRLLREPQKGVGAAVDTGFRYAITHGARWLARTDADCLPRPGWVAAARAGLADGAGLVCGAIRARRDEHGPVGRAGFRMLVLLAATFGRLRPAHRRTGGYLAPYRMHAGNNMAVTAELYQACGGMPRRPSPTDRAFLNRVRRTTSAITHRRDMVVENSTRRLRAYGLRRTAAWYLDWGAGPLTEDPR, encoded by the coding sequence GTGACCCGGGCGGTCGAGCAGCCACCCGCCGCACCGGCGGCGGTCGGTGACGGACCGCTGTGGGTGGTGGTGCCGGCGTACCAGGAGCAGGCCCGCATCGGTGCCACACTGGCCGCGCTGGCCGCCCAGACCGACCGGGACTTCACCCTGGTCGTGGTCGACAACAACTCCACCGACGGCACCGTCGCCGTGGTCGAGCGGTTCGCCGGGGCCGCGCCGTTTCCGGTCCGGCTGCTGCGGGAACCGCAGAAGGGCGTCGGGGCTGCGGTCGACACCGGTTTCCGGTACGCCATCACGCACGGCGCTCGGTGGCTGGCCCGTACCGACGCGGACTGTCTGCCGCGTCCCGGCTGGGTGGCGGCGGCACGTGCCGGCCTGGCCGACGGGGCCGGGCTGGTCTGCGGTGCGATCCGGGCCCGCCGCGACGAGCACGGCCCGGTCGGCAGGGCCGGATTCCGGATGCTGGTGCTGCTCGCCGCGACGTTCGGGCGGCTGCGCCCGGCGCACCGACGCACCGGCGGCTACCTGGCGCCGTACCGGATGCACGCCGGCAACAACATGGCGGTCACCGCCGAGCTGTACCAGGCGTGCGGCGGCATGCCGCGCCGGCCGTCGCCGACCGACCGGGCCTTCCTGAACCGGGTACGCCGCACCACGTCGGCGATCACCCACCGCCGGGACATGGTGGTGGAGAACTCGACCCGGCGGCTGCGGGCGTACGGCCTGCGCCGCACCGCCGCCTGGTACCTGGACTGGGGTGCCGGCCCGTTGACCGAGGATCCGCGGTGA